A single genomic interval of Lathyrus oleraceus cultivar Zhongwan6 chromosome 7, CAAS_Psat_ZW6_1.0, whole genome shotgun sequence harbors:
- the LOC127106272 gene encoding uncharacterized protein LOC127106272 — translation MAKLEEEPTSSIHQQQQPSSSYILLLNIMSKRRTWACLFFLVYGTLLASSWNFLKTMLSWYNSQAQSSTSGWPALYASVLLGTVFGMLSMVAALVVMVPAVLVTWITVVVLLAFFGKPRRVLVVEGRKITGEIFSFVVKILLTEGNVVAAVCAVLGYFALVRRNSE, via the coding sequence ATGGCAAAATTAGAAGAAGAACCGACATCATCgattcatcaacaacaacaaccatcTTCATCGTACATATTACTGTTGAATATTATGAGCAAAAGAAGAACATGGGCGTGTCTTTTTTTCCTTGTTTACGGTACCCTTTTAGCATCTTCATGGAATTTTCTGAAAACAATGCTTTCTTGGTACAACTCACAAGCTCAATCATCAACCTCTGGTTGGCCTGCACTCTACGCATCTGTTCTTCTAGGAACTGTTTTTGGGATGCTTTCAATGGTTGCTGCTTTGGTTGTTATGGTTCCTGCGGTTTTGGTGACGTGGATAACCGTTGTTGTTTTGTTGGCTTTTTTTGGAAAGCCTAGGAGGGTTTTGGTGGTTGAAGGGAGGAAGATTACTGGTGAAATTTTCAGTTTTGTTGTTAAGATTTTGTTGACAGAAGGaaatgttgttgctgctgtttgTGCTGTTTTGGGGTATTTTGCTTTGGTTAGAAGGAACAGTGAATGA